One Porphyromonas pogonae genomic region harbors:
- a CDS encoding DUF4856 domain-containing protein translates to MTILFLSCSEDSELKFPNPPKSAYNKTKYSFLRDEESSVETLDAKEQVDLLSVFTETLEGLYITDVKELYKSMSEKGPLYGTSLKDISIASRDLFVANPTIQSQVLKDLNDNFIKIATLGDYKIKNRHAEPGKSGWVGYINGNANNVTQVDAHGLALQLSLRNMFVGIALLDQIINEHIGYGVLRDPELRRQNDNQTLVSPYNYTLLEHHWDMAYELSKSKYIRDLLESDFVDFPFLSGINKRVNNAFIAGREAITEYDYLKAESQAGIIYQGLSQAMAAQIVYLLRVSKPDVTEKASNSFNRISEAYGFIYALIASRRMDGSRYIDRDTALRMMKELSDGKNGFWDNHHLNDRAEVKGSIENICLRLIALFELWEPGPEEVI, encoded by the coding sequence ATGACAATACTGTTTTTATCTTGTTCGGAAGATAGTGAGCTCAAATTCCCCAATCCTCCTAAATCTGCTTATAACAAAACTAAATATAGTTTTTTGCGTGATGAGGAAAGTAGTGTGGAGACTTTGGATGCGAAAGAACAGGTCGATCTGTTGAGTGTATTTACTGAGACTTTAGAGGGGCTTTACATCACTGATGTAAAAGAACTGTATAAATCAATGTCCGAAAAGGGGCCATTGTATGGAACTTCCCTAAAGGATATCTCCATAGCCTCCAGAGATCTGTTTGTGGCAAACCCTACAATCCAAAGCCAAGTCCTAAAGGATCTAAACGACAATTTTATAAAGATTGCTACCCTTGGCGATTATAAGATTAAGAATAGACATGCAGAGCCCGGCAAATCAGGTTGGGTAGGATATATAAATGGTAATGCAAATAATGTAACACAAGTGGATGCGCATGGATTGGCTTTGCAATTATCATTGCGCAATATGTTTGTTGGTATTGCTTTACTTGATCAAATCATTAATGAGCATATAGGCTATGGTGTGCTGAGAGATCCAGAACTTCGCCGCCAGAACGATAATCAAACATTGGTTTCGCCGTACAACTACACACTTCTTGAGCATCACTGGGATATGGCTTACGAACTATCGAAGAGTAAGTACATAAGGGATCTTTTGGAATCGGACTTTGTAGATTTTCCTTTCCTTTCAGGGATCAATAAACGTGTCAACAATGCTTTCATAGCAGGTAGAGAAGCCATAACGGAATACGACTATCTCAAGGCTGAGAGCCAAGCGGGAATTATATATCAAGGATTGTCTCAAGCTATGGCTGCTCAAATAGTGTATCTATTGAGGGTATCCAAACCTGATGTCACAGAAAAAGCAAGTAATTCTTTTAATCGTATTTCGGAAGCCTACGGGTTTATCTATGCACTTATAGCTTCTCGTCGTATGGATGGATCCCGGTATATTGATAGAGACACTGCTCTACGCATGATGAAAGAGTTGAGTGATGGCAAAAATGGATTCTGGGATAATCATCACCTAAACGATAGAGCCGAAGTAAAGGGATCCATCGAAAATATATGCTTGCGTCTTATAGCTTTATTTGAGTTATGGGAGCCTGGTCCGGAAGAAGTCATATGA
- a CDS encoding cupredoxin domain-containing protein has product MRKSTTLTMLVLLAILVSCNKSNDPVRPLPEIKFSSTPLNLKVGEIGNISLTGGDGEKYAISPKTSEFIEASIKENKLTVKALKEGSESLSISSGDKTAKITINVGIPITDIILTPSEVSIKEGEKATVELSGGDNKTYTIEPEKTDFATAAVSGKTLTITGVKAGTSNFTIKSGGKEKTIPVTVTASVVVQPKLAIEYIASGNLKADKKSFTTDHKGSDYFTWEVAKTLKNVTIDNKKYHLPTAEEWTGIFPRKSDVVNFNKQVTHKDILESITVHGQNKTYSADYSSNGKNITYALRFKKTGSFNSEKFPAASDNKMQCAYKYQFIRSGKNINKLEITVRFIGDKDIALDDISKEEYWSKNNEKDVKCTFDYAGVKEETFIGSTIDYSQMRYWTSTETKEGQYNRVLRVSFFDSTVVVESGSVGAYMNFSIRLFADE; this is encoded by the coding sequence ATGAGAAAATCAACCACTTTAACTATGCTTGTATTACTGGCCATATTGGTATCATGTAATAAGAGTAACGATCCTGTAAGACCCTTACCGGAGATAAAATTTAGCTCTACTCCACTCAACCTCAAGGTTGGAGAAATAGGAAATATAAGCCTAACGGGAGGAGATGGCGAAAAATATGCAATTAGTCCCAAAACATCTGAATTTATTGAAGCTTCCATAAAGGAAAACAAACTTACTGTAAAGGCATTGAAAGAAGGTTCGGAGAGTTTGTCTATTTCATCGGGAGACAAAACGGCTAAAATTACAATAAATGTAGGTATACCTATAACAGATATTATACTCACTCCCTCAGAAGTAAGTATAAAAGAAGGTGAAAAGGCTACTGTGGAGTTATCAGGGGGGGATAATAAAACTTATACCATTGAGCCTGAAAAAACAGATTTTGCAACAGCTGCAGTATCAGGTAAGACCCTTACAATAACAGGAGTAAAAGCCGGAACATCAAATTTTACTATAAAATCAGGTGGAAAAGAGAAAACCATTCCAGTTACAGTGACTGCTTCAGTAGTGGTTCAGCCTAAATTGGCTATTGAGTATATTGCTTCTGGAAATTTGAAAGCGGATAAAAAGAGCTTTACGACTGACCACAAAGGCTCAGACTACTTTACATGGGAGGTTGCAAAAACGCTAAAAAATGTAACCATAGATAATAAAAAATATCACTTGCCTACAGCAGAAGAATGGACTGGTATTTTCCCAAGAAAATCCGATGTTGTTAATTTTAATAAACAAGTTACTCATAAGGATATTTTGGAATCAATTACGGTGCATGGGCAAAATAAAACTTATTCAGCCGATTATAGTAGCAATGGTAAAAATATTACCTACGCACTTCGCTTTAAAAAGACAGGTTCCTTCAATAGTGAAAAATTCCCTGCCGCTTCAGACAACAAAATGCAGTGTGCATACAAGTATCAGTTTATAAGATCGGGTAAAAATATCAATAAATTAGAAATTACCGTGCGCTTCATTGGGGATAAGGATATTGCCTTAGACGATATTTCCAAAGAAGAATACTGGAGTAAAAATAATGAAAAAGATGTTAAGTGTACATTTGATTATGCTGGTGTGAAAGAAGAAACCTTCATAGGTAGCACCATTGATTACAGTCAAATGAGATATTGGACTAGTACAGAGACAAAAGAAGGGCAGTACAACCGTGTACTTCGTGTATCATTTTTCGACTCCACTGTAGTTGTTGAAAGTGGGAGTGTGGGAGCATATATGAACTTTAGTATCCGTCTTTTTGCCGATGAATGA
- the tpx gene encoding thiol peroxidase, with amino-acid sequence MAQVKFKNEIDVHTNGNLPAVGSMAPDFTGVKIDLSELSLKDLKGKRVVLNIFPSVDTGVCAASVRHFNEEASKLENTIVLCISKDLPFAHARFCGAEGLENVTPLSAFRCDCFEKEYGMLMTDGPLKGLLARSVVVVDTEGKVIYTELVPEITNEPDYEAAIKALK; translated from the coding sequence ATGGCACAAGTTAAATTCAAAAACGAAATCGATGTACATACCAATGGCAACTTACCTGCAGTAGGTAGTATGGCTCCAGACTTTACCGGCGTAAAGATCGACCTGAGCGAATTGTCACTGAAAGATCTTAAAGGTAAAAGAGTTGTTCTCAATATTTTCCCCAGCGTAGATACAGGTGTATGTGCTGCAAGTGTGCGCCACTTCAATGAGGAAGCATCGAAATTGGAAAATACAATAGTACTTTGTATCTCCAAAGATCTACCTTTTGCTCATGCCAGATTTTGTGGGGCAGAAGGGCTGGAAAATGTAACTCCTCTTTCAGCTTTCCGTTGCGATTGCTTTGAAAAAGAGTATGGTATGCTCATGACAGATGGTCCGCTCAAAGGTCTTTTGGCTCGCTCAGTAGTAGTGGTAGATACAGAAGGTAAAGTTATTTATACAGAATTGGTTCCTGAGATTACCAACGAGCCTGACTACGAAGCTGCCATCAAAGCTCTGAAATAA
- a CDS encoding DUF4625 domain-containing protein: MKAKILMASLFATILFGTVFTSCSKDDIDSEKPKINLIEPENGDKLQIGKDVHFEMDLSDNVMIKSYKIDIHNNFDNHSHGKAEEGKPFQFNKTWEVGQKTAHVHHHDIVIPAGVKPGKYHFMVYCVDTSGNESFVVRDVELTTENVPHDH, encoded by the coding sequence ATGAAAGCAAAAATTTTGATGGCGTCTTTATTCGCCACAATTCTATTTGGCACAGTATTTACCTCGTGCTCCAAGGATGATATTGATTCGGAAAAGCCAAAGATCAATTTGATCGAGCCTGAGAATGGGGATAAGCTTCAGATTGGGAAAGACGTGCATTTCGAAATGGATCTGAGTGACAATGTCATGATCAAATCTTATAAAATTGATATCCATAACAATTTTGACAATCACTCACACGGCAAAGCAGAAGAGGGCAAACCTTTCCAATTCAATAAAACTTGGGAAGTGGGTCAAAAGACAGCACATGTGCATCATCATGACATCGTGATCCCTGCGGGCGTAAAACCCGGTAAATATCACTTTATGGTTTACTGCGTGGATACATCAGGCAATGAGTCTTTTGTAGTAAGAGATGTAGAGCTTACGACAGAAAATGTACCTCATGACCACTAA
- a CDS encoding TonB-dependent receptor encodes MKYKVLAMVCCTLFGINITQAQNHRQDSIKQIDLKTVTVSANSNMAQAQKNTFTVNVADSTFLLKEFKGNLVQTLENIPGVQSMNIGSGFAKPMIRGLGFNRIAFIENGVKQEGQQWGADHGLEFDPFNADQVIVRKGPSSILFGSDAMGGTIEVQPKAKPLEPGIYGDFSVLAKSVYAGMAGSLKLGWSNKNWNIHGRYTEQHFGDLNVNTDHIVYLTRNIPIDKRRLKNTAGYERDASLMAEYATNDRYKVNAYISNSYQKIGLFPGAHGVPDLSRTKDDGNRYNIELPYSSVNHFKLTTNQSYRLQDWLFNWDIGFQKNLRREWSAFHTHYSGQNIPEKDPDKELEFDLNTYSSQLKAKWFKNEKWKHTLGIDFQAQNNKIAGYSFLLPQFTRFTSGIVLYSDYTPNRKISFGGGLRYDFGKVNIKGFEDPYLSNYLKNMGYTDDLIGQYHWRAHPVNRSFGDWSLSLGMIWNISPNQVAKVNIGHSFRLPGANELSANGVHHGSFRHERGNSMLNSENGWQLDASYNLNTSFMSLTISPFASYFSNYIYLKPSGEWSVLPHAGQIYNYTENKALFAGTELEAEFKLTPYLSYRFNVEYVYTYNVDEKLPLPFSPPAKLTHALHASWGKLNLEAEHQLVADQNRVARNEDNTAGHGVINLIGDYSFPLRSMQAYIALNANNIFNKRYYNHLSFYRKIEIPEPGRNIQLLFKLSF; translated from the coding sequence ATGAAATATAAAGTATTGGCCATGGTTTGCTGCACACTGTTTGGAATAAACATAACGCAGGCGCAAAATCATCGTCAAGATTCGATTAAACAGATTGACCTCAAAACTGTAACCGTATCGGCCAACAGCAATATGGCACAAGCCCAAAAAAATACGTTCACGGTGAATGTAGCCGACTCGACATTTCTACTCAAAGAGTTCAAAGGCAATCTGGTGCAAACTCTTGAGAATATTCCGGGAGTTCAGTCCATGAATATTGGCTCAGGCTTTGCCAAACCTATGATCAGAGGTTTGGGGTTCAATCGTATTGCATTTATTGAAAACGGAGTAAAGCAAGAAGGACAGCAATGGGGAGCCGATCATGGATTGGAGTTTGATCCCTTCAACGCTGATCAGGTGATTGTGCGCAAAGGGCCTTCGTCCATTTTATTTGGGAGCGATGCTATGGGTGGCACTATAGAGGTACAGCCTAAAGCCAAACCGCTCGAGCCCGGTATTTATGGAGATTTTTCGGTTCTTGCCAAAAGTGTTTATGCAGGTATGGCAGGCTCGTTAAAATTAGGATGGAGCAATAAAAACTGGAATATTCACGGTAGGTACACCGAGCAGCATTTTGGTGATCTCAATGTCAATACCGATCATATTGTATATCTCACACGCAATATCCCCATCGATAAAAGACGTCTCAAAAACACAGCTGGCTATGAGAGAGACGCCAGCCTTATGGCGGAATATGCGACTAACGACAGATACAAAGTAAATGCATACATCAGTAACAGCTACCAAAAGATAGGACTTTTCCCCGGGGCTCATGGGGTACCTGACTTGTCTAGGACGAAAGACGATGGTAACCGATATAATATAGAACTGCCTTATAGCAGTGTAAACCACTTTAAGCTAACAACGAATCAGAGTTATCGGCTTCAAGACTGGCTATTCAATTGGGATATAGGATTTCAAAAGAACCTCCGCCGTGAATGGAGTGCTTTTCATACTCACTATTCCGGGCAGAATATCCCGGAAAAAGACCCTGACAAAGAGCTGGAGTTCGACCTGAACACCTATAGCTCCCAATTGAAAGCCAAATGGTTCAAGAATGAAAAATGGAAACATACCTTAGGCATAGATTTTCAGGCCCAGAACAATAAAATCGCGGGTTATTCATTTCTTTTGCCTCAGTTTACTCGCTTTACATCGGGCATAGTGTTGTATAGTGATTATACCCCCAATCGCAAGATATCATTTGGCGGGGGGCTAAGATATGATTTCGGCAAAGTAAATATTAAAGGCTTTGAAGATCCTTATTTGAGCAATTATCTCAAGAATATGGGTTATACAGATGATCTTATCGGGCAATACCATTGGCGGGCGCATCCTGTAAACAGATCTTTCGGAGACTGGTCTTTGTCGTTAGGGATGATATGGAATATTAGTCCTAACCAAGTAGCCAAAGTAAATATAGGTCACAGCTTCAGATTGCCGGGAGCAAATGAGCTTTCTGCAAACGGAGTACACCACGGAAGTTTCCGCCATGAGCGTGGCAACTCTATGCTAAACTCCGAAAACGGATGGCAATTGGATGCCTCTTATAACTTAAATACGTCTTTTATGAGCCTCACAATAAGTCCGTTTGCCTCTTATTTCAGCAATTATATTTATCTCAAGCCTTCAGGAGAATGGTCTGTATTGCCCCATGCGGGACAAATATATAATTACACTGAAAACAAAGCCCTATTTGCCGGTACGGAGTTGGAAGCTGAGTTCAAATTGACACCTTACTTGTCATACAGATTCAATGTAGAATATGTATACACCTATAATGTTGATGAGAAACTACCCTTGCCATTTTCTCCTCCGGCGAAATTGACCCATGCTTTACATGCTTCATGGGGTAAGCTCAATCTCGAGGCAGAGCATCAATTGGTGGCAGATCAAAACCGTGTAGCACGTAATGAAGATAATACTGCAGGACACGGAGTAATCAACCTTATCGGTGATTATTCTTTCCCTCTGCGTTCCATGCAAGCTTACATAGCGCTGAACGCCAATAATATTTTCAATAAAAGATATTATAATCATCTCAGTTTTTATAGAAAAATAGAGATTCCCGAACCGGGAAGAAACATACAGTTATTATTCAAATTATCATTTTAA
- a CDS encoding proline dehydrogenase family protein produces the protein MVDFTNTLIAFQGKTNHDLLRAKILFKAMGTPQVISMGKVLTNLSTTFHLPTGWVLRNTIYKQFVGGEDLEKIRPSLNTLMRKGVRAVLDYSAEGGDDEQDILNTHYEVLKSFRFAKENPAVSFTVFKPSGLVRTDILEKKSMKKGELSPAEKIQFNEFTRRFMKLCEIAANIKVPVLVDAEHYCYQDVIDELTEKAMKLYNKEYPYVFATLQMYRHDRMDYLKRLDDMAQHEGFMPGIKFVRGAYMEQEREKAAREGYPDPICKNKRETDDNFDEGVKYVLERIDRFAVFVGTHNEESIRKAVELIDKLNIDRNDPRVMLSQLYGMSDILTYNLANEGYRVCKYVPYAPVNKVLPYLIRRAEENTAIAGQTSRELELINKEINRRKKMAV, from the coding sequence ATGGTTGATTTCACTAATACATTGATTGCCTTTCAGGGCAAAACGAATCACGATCTGCTGAGAGCCAAGATTCTTTTCAAGGCAATGGGCACTCCTCAAGTAATATCTATGGGGAAAGTACTCACAAACCTAAGCACAACGTTTCATCTACCCACAGGATGGGTATTGAGAAATACCATTTACAAACAATTTGTAGGAGGGGAAGATTTGGAAAAGATAAGACCTTCCCTCAATACGCTGATGAGAAAAGGCGTACGCGCCGTATTGGACTATTCGGCCGAGGGTGGAGACGATGAGCAAGATATCCTAAACACCCATTATGAAGTACTCAAATCATTTCGATTTGCCAAGGAAAATCCGGCTGTATCTTTCACCGTATTTAAGCCCAGCGGACTTGTCAGAACTGATATTCTGGAGAAAAAGTCAATGAAGAAAGGCGAACTCTCCCCTGCCGAAAAAATTCAATTCAACGAATTTACCCGCCGTTTCATGAAGCTTTGTGAAATAGCAGCCAATATAAAGGTACCCGTACTGGTAGATGCTGAGCACTACTGCTACCAAGATGTGATAGACGAACTCACTGAGAAAGCAATGAAGCTGTACAATAAGGAATATCCCTACGTATTTGCCACTCTACAAATGTACAGACATGATAGGATGGATTATCTGAAGCGACTTGATGATATGGCACAACATGAAGGCTTCATGCCGGGAATAAAATTTGTACGAGGTGCATATATGGAACAAGAACGAGAAAAAGCTGCTCGCGAAGGATACCCTGATCCGATATGCAAAAACAAAAGAGAGACGGATGATAATTTTGATGAGGGTGTAAAATATGTATTAGAAAGAATCGATCGCTTTGCTGTATTTGTCGGAACTCATAATGAAGAAAGCATACGTAAGGCTGTAGAACTTATAGATAAATTGAATATCGACCGCAATGACCCACGGGTAATGCTCTCGCAACTGTACGGAATGAGCGATATACTCACCTACAACCTTGCCAATGAAGGCTATAGGGTATGTAAATATGTCCCCTACGCCCCGGTAAACAAAGTACTACCCTATCTCATAAGAAGAGCGGAAGAGAATACGGCAATAGCAGGACAAACGAGCAGAGAGCTTGAACTTATCAATAAAGAAATCAATAGACGTAAGAAGATGGCTGTGTAA
- a CDS encoding DUF3784 domain-containing protein, giving the protein MENSVLLGAFGIICLGVGLFTYFFPDVISGYNMLPPEKKERVDIRGLKRITLMFCIAMALLLFAAAFVPNSPTAIIIMTSILVVLIVIYVLIFRKKYN; this is encoded by the coding sequence ATGGAAAATTCTGTATTATTAGGAGCTTTTGGTATTATTTGCTTAGGTGTAGGGCTATTTACCTACTTCTTTCCGGATGTCATATCAGGTTATAATATGTTGCCACCGGAAAAGAAAGAGCGAGTAGATATACGTGGCCTTAAGAGAATCACATTGATGTTCTGTATAGCCATGGCCTTGCTTCTGTTTGCAGCAGCTTTTGTGCCGAACAGCCCTACTGCTATCATTATTATGACATCAATACTCGTTGTCCTGATTGTGATTTACGTGTTGATTTTTCGTAAAAAATATAATTGA
- a CDS encoding AI-2E family transporter → MKYFNENLKFRVILLFLILFLTVILFKEARPYISGLLGACTLYVLLRQQMVKLHKEKKWKKGPAATLLIIESILFFLIPLGIITLLAINVISSIHLDIGSLTGTANEYFNKIQEFTGIKISSDNIFQYIQNTAKVVVNTLLSGSYSIIINSMVILFLLFYMLYSYEDFEQAIWELLPFHERNKGIMIEETKQIIKANAIGIPLLAIIQGIVAAIGYYIFGIDNIFIYGVFTAFSTIIPVIGTMVVWVPLSISLVLQGSWGMGIGLFAYGLLIVGSVDNIARFILQKQLADIHPLITIFGVIFGISLFGFWGIIFGPLILSLLILFINMYRYEYIPGSKALPRVTTEFKEKKMVRKFVKNDTKET, encoded by the coding sequence ATGAAATATTTTAATGAGAATCTCAAATTCCGAGTAATTTTACTTTTCCTCATCTTATTTCTTACGGTGATCCTTTTCAAGGAAGCCAGGCCATATATCAGCGGACTTCTGGGAGCGTGCACTCTTTACGTACTTCTAAGGCAGCAGATGGTAAAGCTCCACAAGGAAAAGAAGTGGAAAAAAGGTCCGGCAGCGACGCTCCTTATTATCGAGTCAATACTTTTCTTTTTAATTCCTTTGGGAATAATAACACTTTTGGCAATCAATGTAATAAGCTCTATTCATTTAGATATTGGCAGCCTCACGGGTACTGCCAATGAGTATTTTAATAAGATACAGGAATTCACCGGCATTAAAATATCATCGGACAATATATTCCAATACATACAGAATACGGCTAAAGTCGTTGTAAACACACTGCTAAGTGGCTCATACTCTATTATTATCAACAGTATGGTTATACTCTTTCTACTCTTTTATATGCTTTACAGCTATGAAGATTTTGAGCAAGCTATTTGGGAGTTGTTGCCTTTTCACGAAAGGAACAAAGGCATCATGATCGAGGAAACAAAGCAGATCATCAAGGCCAATGCGATAGGTATTCCTTTACTAGCTATTATTCAAGGTATAGTCGCTGCAATAGGATACTATATATTCGGCATTGACAACATCTTTATTTACGGAGTATTTACAGCTTTCTCCACAATTATACCCGTTATCGGTACAATGGTAGTATGGGTACCCTTATCAATAAGTCTCGTGTTGCAAGGCAGTTGGGGGATGGGAATAGGACTTTTTGCATACGGACTTCTTATTGTAGGCAGTGTGGATAATATAGCACGTTTTATATTACAAAAGCAATTGGCGGATATACATCCTCTCATCACCATCTTCGGCGTTATCTTCGGTATCAGTCTATTTGGTTTTTGGGGTATTATTTTCGGGCCCCTTATTCTATCTCTTCTTATTCTTTTCATCAATATGTACCGCTATGAGTATATACCCGGGTCAAAAGCTCTGCCACGTGTAACTACAGAGTTTAAAGAGAAGAAGATGGTAAGAAAATTTGTAAAGAATGATACAAAGGAGACGTAA
- a CDS encoding DUF3298 and DUF4163 domain-containing protein, whose translation MMRKIESKKLYIVVCLLASLLAGCKNKANKEAYVPISFDTLFVAKDYPLVAGKSDPKMEVNVMYLSPQNNEKMSQAMLKEVFGGNVAGMQPKDAINTYIENLLENYKTSNDSLSDGDLPYELLNYQYEISNNIVYQDSSIISCIATKYSYEGGAHGGQELNQFTYFKKNVVKINERDLFVDGYNDALAKIIVNKLVEDYHKKTPDDLFSEGFMDPAEIQPNGNFYLDSQYIVYCFNEYEIAAYALGPIKVKVPYQSLVGILKEDSPINRFLK comes from the coding sequence ATGATGAGAAAAATAGAATCTAAGAAATTATACATCGTAGTATGTTTACTGGCAAGTTTATTGGCCGGTTGTAAAAATAAAGCCAATAAGGAAGCTTATGTGCCAATCTCTTTTGATACGTTATTTGTAGCAAAGGACTATCCGTTAGTTGCAGGTAAATCAGACCCCAAAATGGAGGTGAATGTGATGTACCTATCACCGCAGAATAACGAAAAGATGTCGCAAGCCATGCTCAAAGAAGTTTTCGGTGGTAATGTTGCAGGCATGCAGCCCAAGGATGCCATCAATACATATATTGAAAATCTTTTGGAGAATTACAAAACTTCCAATGATAGTCTGTCTGATGGAGATTTGCCATACGAACTACTCAATTATCAATATGAGATATCCAATAACATCGTTTATCAGGATTCCAGTATCATATCATGCATTGCCACAAAGTACTCCTATGAGGGTGGGGCGCATGGCGGGCAAGAGCTCAATCAGTTTACTTATTTCAAAAAGAACGTTGTCAAGATCAATGAGCGTGACCTTTTTGTGGATGGATACAATGATGCCCTTGCCAAAATCATTGTAAATAAGTTGGTCGAGGATTATCATAAAAAAACTCCTGATGACTTGTTTTCAGAAGGCTTCATGGATCCTGCCGAAATACAACCCAACGGTAATTTCTATCTCGATAGCCAATACATCGTATATTGTTTTAATGAATACGAAATTGCAGCCTATGCGTTGGGCCCGATCAAGGTAAAGGTACCTTATCAGTCTTTAGTCGGAATCTTAAAGGAGGATTCTCCGATCAATAGATTCCTTAAATAA
- the rsmG gene encoding 16S rRNA (guanine(527)-N(7))-methyltransferase RsmG, with protein sequence MTDIIYKYFPNLTEKQKEQFGQLDEVYRDWNSKINVISRKDIDELYCHHILHSLGITQMLHFKDGTSIIDFGTGGGFPGIPLAIMFPKCTFLLVDSIGKKVKVAQAVADAIGLTNVRTLHGRAEAIDEKFDFVVSRAVMRLDELVPMARKLVHHEHHNGLPNGIICLKGGDLQSETKPYRNQVDIHDLYPTFDEDYFKTKKVIYLPL encoded by the coding sequence ATGACAGATATTATCTATAAATATTTCCCTAACCTTACTGAAAAGCAAAAAGAGCAGTTTGGTCAATTGGATGAGGTTTACAGAGACTGGAACAGTAAGATCAATGTGATTTCACGCAAAGACATTGATGAGTTGTACTGTCATCATATACTTCATTCGTTGGGTATTACTCAGATGCTACACTTCAAGGATGGTACATCTATCATTGATTTCGGTACAGGAGGCGGTTTCCCGGGTATTCCATTAGCTATTATGTTTCCCAAGTGTACCTTTCTACTGGTCGATAGTATAGGTAAAAAGGTAAAAGTGGCACAAGCTGTGGCTGATGCCATAGGACTCACCAATGTGAGGACGTTGCATGGAAGAGCAGAAGCTATTGATGAGAAATTTGACTTCGTAGTAAGCAGAGCTGTCATGCGTTTGGACGAATTGGTGCCGATGGCTAGAAAACTGGTACATCATGAGCATCATAATGGCTTGCCCAATGGCATCATTTGCCTCAAGGGCGGAGATCTGCAATCTGAAACAAAACCTTACCGCAATCAGGTGGACATCCATGATTTATATCCCACTTTTGATGAAGATTATTTCAAGACCAAGAAAGTAATCTATTTGCCGCTATAG
- a CDS encoding MBL fold metallo-hydrolase, with amino-acid sequence MGKVQVKKFVFNTVQENTYVLHDTATRDAAIVDCGCMSASEQNALVDYIDRNNLHPKLLLNTHLHFDHAWGNAFALKKWPHLKAYTHRNEVEGMPSPSKQLGLFGITLSMEDMPQDIIHYIQAGDIIKLGESELKVLFVPGHSPGHVAFYCAESDFVMVGDVLFYEEIGRADLWGGNLEQLLLSIRQNLFTLPPQTVVYSGHGPETTIGHEIQYNPYFK; translated from the coding sequence ATGGGAAAAGTACAAGTCAAGAAATTTGTTTTCAATACAGTTCAGGAAAATACTTACGTTCTACATGATACTGCTACACGGGATGCTGCTATAGTCGACTGCGGGTGTATGTCTGCTTCAGAGCAAAACGCACTGGTAGATTATATAGACCGAAACAATCTGCATCCTAAACTCCTTCTCAATACCCATTTGCATTTCGATCATGCATGGGGCAATGCATTTGCATTGAAAAAATGGCCTCATCTCAAAGCTTATACCCACAGAAATGAAGTAGAAGGCATGCCTTCTCCCTCCAAACAGTTGGGGCTTTTCGGTATCACTCTCAGTATGGAGGATATGCCTCAGGATATCATCCATTACATACAAGCAGGGGATATCATCAAGTTAGGAGAGAGCGAACTCAAAGTGCTGTTTGTTCCCGGGCATTCTCCGGGGCATGTGGCATTCTACTGTGCCGAATCTGATTTTGTAATGGTGGGAGATGTGCTCTTCTATGAAGAGATCGGCCGAGCCGATCTTTGGGGGGGCAATCTTGAGCAATTACTCCTCAGTATCAGGCAGAATTTATTTACTTTACCACCTCAAACGGTAGTTTACAGCGGGCACGGGCCCGAGACTACCATTGGACATGAAATTCAATATAACCCTTATTTCAAATAA